The Prosthecomicrobium sp. N25 nucleotide sequence CCTTGGGCTCCACGCAACCGGAGAAGCTCCCCGGATCGCTGTCCAGCCAGGATGTCCGGGTCGGCCCGATGTTGACCCGCGTGTCGAAGGGGACGAGCGCCATGTAGGTGGCGCCGGTCTCTCCCTTGACCAGGCTGTCGACGAAGGAGAGCGCCGCGGACCGCATCGGCTCCATGCGGCCCTCCTCGATCATGGACGAGGTCACGTCGAGGACGAGCGCGACTTCGAGACCCGGGGAACTGAGGCTGACCGAGTTGTCGACCACCGTGTCGAGCGTCTGGAGTCCCACCAGGGGCAGAAAGGCCGTCCTGACCTGCACCTTGGCGGTGCCGTCCAGGGCGCCGTTCCTGGATGTCAGCCGGTAGTCCTTCACCGCCATCGCGTCGGCTGCCTCCGAGGCGAAGTCGGTCATCAGCGTCTTGAACAGCTTTTGCTGCCCGTCCGCGTCGGTCAGCTTCGAGGCCGCGAGCACCGCCCTGTCGAGCGCGTCGGCGGTGCGGACCTTGGCGGTCGACAGGCGGGCGAAGTCGAGCGAACCTCCGACCAGAACCGCAAAGACGAAGATCAGTCCGCATACGATGAGGCTGACGTTTCCGCTCTCCGACTGTTTCAGGTCGCGCATGCTCGGGGTCCCGTTGGATCACGGGCACAAAGATTAGGTCTGAAGTATTAAACGAGATGGAAGAGGAACGACTTACATTCCCTTACGTCGGAAGGATAGTCGAAATTTCCTGAATGGCGAGCTCGGCGGCGCGCAGCAGGTCGGAGATCGTGAACGTCGGGCGCGGCGCCGGCCCCCGTGGCCGGCGGGGCATGCTCTCGACCGTCACCGGCAGGTGCAGGAACCCGGTCGGTCGGGCCGATCCGTCCCGGTCGGCGAGGGCCAGCGAGTGCCAGAGGCAGGCGTTGCAGAGATAGCGCCCGGCACTGCCGGAGAGCCGTGCGGGCAGCCCGGCTCCGGCGATTCGGTCGCGGATCCGCCGCACCGGGATGGTGGATCCGCGGAACCGTCCGGCTCCGGGCTCGATCATCCCCTGGTCGGGCGCGAGGCCTTCGGCATCGGGCAGGAAGGGGGCGGCGAAGTTGGTGGCCCGCGTTTCGATCCGCATGAAGCGCGACCGCGCCGCGATCCCGAGATGCAGGCAGGCGTCGGGCTCGAAGGCCGCCACCACGGCCGGCAAGTCGGCGAGCGCCCTGTAGGTGGTCGGGAACACGTGCGCGGCGATCCGGATGCCGAGCCGGCGCCCCAGCGACCCCTCGGCGAGCCGGCGGGCGACCACGGCGGACGGGTTGACGGGCGCCCCCGGGAAGGGACTGAAGCCGGTGACGAGAACCAGGGGAGGGCTAGCGAGGGTCACCGTCCCGGTCCCCCGGTCCGGGGCCGCCCGGCCCTCATCGCGGCGCGTGGTTGACTCCGCCGCCGCTCGCGGTCGCCCCGCACGCGAGCCTCTGCGCGAGCAACCCCTCCGGCGTCTCCGTCCGGCTGCGGACGCGATCCGGACCGTTGAGTTGGCGCTCCTGCAGCCATGGGTCGAAGAAGAACTCCGTCAGGGAGACCCAGAGGCTCCCGACGCCCCGCATCCGCAGGTAGAGACCGCGGCGGTCTGCATGCAGATCGAAGAGGCGGTCGGGTTCCAAGCGCAGTCTCCCCACGGCCCATCTTGCGCGACTCATGCAGGGTAAACCACTTGATTCCGCTATGGCAACCTGGAAGCACTGTTATTTTTCCCACCAAGCTCAAAGGCCCATCAGTCCGGCGATCTCCTCGACCGCCAGGGCCGCCGAGATCGTGCCCTCGCGCACGCCCGCCTCGAGCCCGCCCAGGCGCGCCTTGACCCTGGGGTTGCGCTCCAGGGCGCCGAGGAGCCGCTCCTCCAGGAGCGTCCACATCCACTTGACCTGCTGCTGGCGCCGGCGCTCCGCGAACTCCCCGGTGGCCGTGAGCTTGGCCCTGTGCAGTTCGACCTGCGCCCACATGGCCTCGAGCCCCTGGTTGGCGAGGCCGGAGACCAGCACCACCGGCGGCGTCCAGGTCGGGGTCTTCGGCGCCAGGATGTGGAGCGCGTGGCGGTACTCGGTGGCGGCGAGCCGGGCCCGCGTCGCATTGTCGCCGTCCGACTTGTTCACCGCGATGAGGTCGGCGATCTCCAGGACGCCCTTCTTGATGCCCTGCAGCTCGTCCCCCGCGCCGGGCAGCATCAGGACGAGGAAGAAGTCGACCATGTCGGCGACCGTCGTCTCCGACTGGCCGACCCCGACCGTCTCGACGAGGATCACGTCGAAGCCGGCGGCCTCGCAGAGCAGCATGGTCTCGCGCGTCTTGGCCGCGACCCCCCCGAGCGTGCCGGAGGACGGCGACGGGCGGATGAAGGCCCGCTCGTCGACGGCGAGGCGCGCCATGCGGGTCTTGTCGCCGAGGATCGACCCGCCCGTCCGCGTCGACGACGGGTCGACCGCCAGCACGGCGACCCGGTGTCCGGCCGCCGTCAGGTTGGAGCCGAGCGTGTCGATGGTGGTCGACTTGCCGACGCCGGGGACGCCCGTGATGCCGACCCTGTGCGCCCGCCCCGTGTCGGGAAGCAGCGCCTGGACCAGCCGGTGGGCCTTCTCCTGGTGCTCCGGCTTGCGCGATTCGACGAGCGTGATGGCCCGCGCCAGCGTCGCCCGGTCCCCGGCCCGGATCCGGTCGGCGAGGGCGTCGAGGGAGAGGTCGCGGGCGAGCGGAGCGGTCGGCGATGACATGCCCCCGGGATGGCCGAATTCGCCGCCCGGTTCAAGGGGTCGCCCGGCTTCAGGGGCCGAAGGCCGCGGCCCGCTCAGCCCGGCGGCGTCCAGATGATGCGCTGCAACTCGCCGGCCGCCAGCACCGCGCCGGTCGGCAACGTGGTGGAGGTCGCCGCCTCGCCCTTGAACGAGAAGGTGAGGAGAACGTTCGGCGCGCCTCGGGAGGTGCAGATCGCCATGCCGAGCCAGAGATTGCCGCCCATCCGGCACGACGACGGGGACACGCCCACCTGCGCGAAGGTCATGCCCGGCCGCTCCCCGGCGGGGCCGGAGACGTGGTGCGTGACCCCGTGGATCTGCCCGATCCGGCCTCCCGTCCCGGGCAGGATCTGCAGGGCCTGGACCTGCCCGCCGTAGATCTTGCGGAACAGAACGGTGGCGTTGGTGGTGTTGTTCTCCAGCCCGATCAGCACCGTGCCGGTCGTGTAGCCCGGCATCAGGCCCTCGATCGTCTTCGCGTCGTAGCGGGTCGAGCCGTCGAGCGGGCCGGCGCCGGCCGCGGTGATCTGCAGGAAGGTGTCGACCGAGGCCGTCGAACTGTCGAGCCGGTCCATCTGGGTCTCGCACCCGGCGAGGAGGACGGCGAGGATCGAGGAGGCGAGGGGGATCGCACGACGCGCTGGAAACAAATGGGAGATCCCGATTCGGAAGGCCGCGAGTGCCCGAGGCCTTACACCGGCTCCGCGGCGAAAGAAAGTTCCCGCCGCGAGGCCCGCGCTTCAGGCGGCCCGCCGACCCGCCCCCTGCCTCGCCCGCGCGACCGCCCAGGCGCCCACCGGCCAGAGCAGCGCCGCGAAGGTCATGAAGGCCAGGATGGAGGCGACGGGCCGGCTGAAGAAGGGCCAGATGCTGCCGTCCGACTTGATCAGCGAGGTGACGAAATTCTGCTCCACCATGGTGCCCATGACGATGCCCAGCACGAGCGCCGCCACCGGGTAGCCGTTCTCCTCCATGACGTAGCCGACCACCCCGAAACAGGCCACCGTCAGGACGAGGAAGAGGTTGTTGCCCGTCGCGAAGGAGCCGACCGCGCAGAGCAGCACGATGACCGGCATGATGGCGGACCGCGGCACGTGCAGGATGAAGGTGGCCAGCCGGATCATCGCGATGCCGAGCGGGATCATGATGATGTTGGCCAGGATGAAGATGATGTAGAGCGCGTACATGCTCGACGCCTTCTCGGTGAAGAGCGTCGGGCCCGGGTTGAGCCCCTTCATGTAGAGCACCCCGATGGCGATCGCCGTGATCGTGTCGCCCGGGATGCCGAAGAGGAGCGACGGCACCCAGCCAGAGGCGAGGCTGGCGTTGTTGCTGGCCCCCGCCTCGATCAGGCCCTCCGGGTGGCCCGTGCCGAACTTCTCCGGCGTCTTGGAGAAGCGCTTCGACATCGCGTAGGAGACCCAGGCGGCCATGTCGGCCCCGGCCCCGGGCAGCACCCCGATGATGATGCCGACGATGTTCCCGCGGATCTGCTGCTTGGGGTATTCCTTGGTGAGCCGCCACTGGCCCGCCATGATGCTCCCGAACTTGCGCCGGGCGAGCGGCGGCGGATCCGCGAGCGTCATCGCCCGCATCACCTCCGCGACCGCGAAGACCCCGACCAGCGCCGGGATGACCTCGATTCCGCCGAGCAGGTCCGTCGACCCGAAGGTGAAGCGCGGCGTGCCGGCCGGGTTCTCGATCCCGACGC carries:
- a CDS encoding TadE/TadG family type IV pilus assembly protein; amino-acid sequence: MRDLKQSESGNVSLIVCGLIFVFAVLVGGSLDFARLSTAKVRTADALDRAVLAASKLTDADGQQKLFKTLMTDFASEAADAMAVKDYRLTSRNGALDGTAKVQVRTAFLPLVGLQTLDTVVDNSVSLSSPGLEVALVLDVTSSMIEEGRMEPMRSAALSFVDSLVKGETGATYMALVPFDTRVNIGPTRTSWLDSDPGSFSGCVEPKEGAAATSDTPPPLVKFIASDTRPEAAKLKKYCPKPVVPLTNRRTLLIDSIKALTSQGTTRIDQGAFWGWMSLSEKWQGQWGTASLPHKKSDAIPKLMVIMTDGQMNTRDKGNPDSSGAWFDEINKAEAKKILNEICDKMRADGITIYAINYDEETKKDPPLKTCAGNPDNSYYSAKKDIDEVFAQIAKRIQRTYLSR
- a CDS encoding pyroglutamyl-peptidase I, which codes for MTLASPPLVLVTGFSPFPGAPVNPSAVVARRLAEGSLGRRLGIRIAAHVFPTTYRALADLPAVVAAFEPDACLHLGIAARSRFMRIETRATNFAAPFLPDAEGLAPDQGMIEPGAGRFRGSTIPVRRIRDRIAGAGLPARLSGSAGRYLCNACLWHSLALADRDGSARPTGFLHLPVTVESMPRRPRGPAPRPTFTISDLLRAAELAIQEISTILPT
- the meaB gene encoding methylmalonyl Co-A mutase-associated GTPase MeaB gives rise to the protein MSSPTAPLARDLSLDALADRIRAGDRATLARAITLVESRKPEHQEKAHRLVQALLPDTGRAHRVGITGVPGVGKSTTIDTLGSNLTAAGHRVAVLAVDPSSTRTGGSILGDKTRMARLAVDERAFIRPSPSSGTLGGVAAKTRETMLLCEAAGFDVILVETVGVGQSETTVADMVDFFLVLMLPGAGDELQGIKKGVLEIADLIAVNKSDGDNATRARLAATEYRHALHILAPKTPTWTPPVVLVSGLANQGLEAMWAQVELHRAKLTATGEFAERRRQQQVKWMWTLLEERLLGALERNPRVKARLGGLEAGVREGTISAALAVEEIAGLMGL
- a CDS encoding DUF1131 domain-containing protein, whose product is MFPARRAIPLASSILAVLLAGCETQMDRLDSSTASVDTFLQITAAGAGPLDGSTRYDAKTIEGLMPGYTTGTVLIGLENNTTNATVLFRKIYGGQVQALQILPGTGGRIGQIHGVTHHVSGPAGERPGMTFAQVGVSPSSCRMGGNLWLGMAICTSRGAPNVLLTFSFKGEAATSTTLPTGAVLAAGELQRIIWTPPG
- a CDS encoding tripartite tricarboxylate transporter permease, whose translation is MQTFVDALLLVLQPEVLLAILASSIYGLVIGSLPGLSATMATALLVPVTFYLSPIAAVATIISASAMAIFSGDIPGCLLRIPGTPASAAYTDEAYAMTRKGQAELALGICVWFSALGGIIGTLSLILMAPALAEMAFQFSTYEYFWLAFLGLMCATIVARSSPVKAVASMFLGLLVSCVGIENPAGTPRFTFGSTDLLGGIEVIPALVGVFAVAEVMRAMTLADPPPLARRKFGSIMAGQWRLTKEYPKQQIRGNIVGIIIGVLPGAGADMAAWVSYAMSKRFSKTPEKFGTGHPEGLIEAGASNNASLASGWVPSLLFGIPGDTITAIAIGVLYMKGLNPGPTLFTEKASSMYALYIIFILANIIMIPLGIAMIRLATFILHVPRSAIMPVIVLLCAVGSFATGNNLFLVLTVACFGVVGYVMEENGYPVAALVLGIVMGTMVEQNFVTSLIKSDGSIWPFFSRPVASILAFMTFAALLWPVGAWAVARARQGAGRRAA